Proteins from a genomic interval of Spea bombifrons isolate aSpeBom1 chromosome 4, aSpeBom1.2.pri, whole genome shotgun sequence:
- the LOC128490777 gene encoding caspase-7-like, whose product MSEPIKGRALIIAMTKFHSRSRASPNVLGRRKGVTRDTKRLFKALSHLGYKVTLQEDVSAKEIREIYQKESRMPQGECFISILSSHGEEGLIYDFYGEPVFLRDLYDILSPRNSPALAGIPKLFFIQACRGKDFDEGVVVETDSASCETFSHSWSIPSDTVVMFASSEGYVAFQNPIGSVFLQTLCDIMEGEGRYLELSQIFTRISYNVAYKFQSRGLYEGYKEMPCYITNLTQQLWPFRHLGNAR is encoded by the exons ATGTCAGAACCCATAAAAGGCCGGGCTTTGATCATCGCCATGACCAAATTTCACAGTAGGTCGAGAGCGAGTCCGAATGTATTGGGACGGCGCAAAGGAGTGACGCGTGACACAAAACGGCTCTTCAAGGCACTCTCCCATCTTGGCTACAAAGTCACCCTTCAGGAAGATGTCAGTGCCAAGGAAATCCGAGAAATCTACCAAAAAG AAAGTCGCATGCCACAAGGAGAATGCTTCATCAGCATCCTGTCCAGTCACGGCGAAGAGGGGCTAATCTATGACTTCTATGGCGAACCTGTATTTCTACGAGATCTCTACGATATCCTTTCTCCGCGCAACAGCCCTGCACTGGCTGGAATACCCAAGTTATTCTTTATACAG GCGTGTCGGGGGAAAGACTTTGATGAAGGAGTGGTGGTGGAGACTGACTCCGCTTCGTGTGAAACCTTCTCCCATAGCTGGTCAATTCCAAGTGACACGGTGGTCATGTTTGCAAGCAGTGAAG GGTACGTGGCTTTTCAGAATCCCATCGGCTCGGTCTTCCTGCAGACCTTGTGTGATATCATGGAGGGCGAGGGACGATACCTTGAGCTGAGCCAGATCTTCACCCGAATATCCTACAATGTGGCGTACAAGTTCCAGAGTCGCGGGCTGTATGAAGGCTATAAAGAGATGCCCTGCTACATAACCAACCTGACCCAGCAACTATGGCCATTCAGACATCTAGGGAACGCCCGCTGA
- the RETSAT gene encoding all-trans-retinol 13,14-reductase, with translation MWLYVIAGLVLTLIILRKWLGARGPNPLAVDTRRPPKPLVFDKALRRKVIKNVFSPDKVPQNLDAIVIGSGIGGQGAAALLSKAGKRVLVLEQLGKLGGCCHTFNEKGYEFDVGIHYIGQMNELSPMRILVDQLTDGQLQWSMMDDPFDVVLLGKPENARRYNMHKGQQVYTEELIKAFPGEKKAILNFMKLMKKVSGRVRDMAILKMLPLPLARFLIRTGLVKWFSPFFQYADRSVSEVINGLTDNKELRAVLSYIFGTYGVFPDKGSFALHAVLIDHYLRGAWYPTGGASEITYHLVPTIEKAGGVVLSKATVEQILISKEGKACGVVVKSKGHDAMNIFAPVIISDAGIFNTYEKLLPPALRSQPEIQKQLGTLRHGPGGFSLFIGIKGTKEELNLPASNYIFMPDTDLAKLEKRFCDAQPDDAPNYIPMLYISSPSAKDPTHEERCPGKSTLTALTFTPFEWFAEWKDKKVQKRGADYESTKSAFAEAMMETVIKIFPQIGDKIDCYTSGSPLTNQHYLGASKGEFYGADHDISRMDPETTAVNRAKTPIKGLYLTGQDIFLCGFAGALNGAVVCASEILGRNIYLDLLSLRKKIIHNQDRKSE, from the exons TGTTCTCCCCAGACAAGGTCCCTCAGAACCTAGATGCCATCGTCATTGGCAGCGGCATCGGAGGCCAGGGAGCTGCGGCCCTCCTTTCCAAGGCTGGGAAACGAGTACTGGTCCTGGAACAGCTTGGCAAACTGGGAGGCTGCTGCCACACTTTCAATGAGAAGGGCTACGAATTTGACGTGG GCATTCATTACATCGGGCAGATGAATGAGTTGTCCCCGATGCGGATACTGGTAGATCAGCTGACAGACGGGCAGCTGCAATGGTCAATGATGGATGACCCATTTGATGTGGTGTTACTGGGAAAGCCAGAAAACGCTCGACGGTATAATATGCATAAGGGGCAGCAGGTGTACACAGAGGAGCTGATAAAAGCCTTCCCGGGGGAGAAGAAAGCCATCCTCAACTTTATGAAGCTAATGAAG AAAGTATCTGGTCGGGTGCGAGACATGGCCATCTTGAAGATGCTACCGCTTCCACTCGCGCGATTCCTAATCCGCACCGGCCTTGTGAAATGGTTCTCCCCGTTTTTCCAGTACGCGGACAGGAGCGTTTCTGAAGTAATCAATGGGCTGACCGACAACAAAGAGCTGCGCGCTGTATTAAGCTACATTTTCGGGACATATG GTGTGTTCCCGGATAAGGGCAGTTTTGCTCTGCATGCTGTGCTGATCGATCATTACTTGCGTGGTGCCTGGTACCCTACTGGTGGAGCCAGTGAGATTACCTACCATCTGGTGCCCACCATTGAGAAGGCAGGAGGGGTTGTGCTGTCCAAAGCAACGGTGGAGCAGATCCTTATCAGCAAAGAGGGAAAAGCATGTG GTGTTGTTGTTAAATCCAAAGGACATGATGCTATGAATATCTTTGCCCCTGTTATCATTTCTGATGCTGGAATATTCAACACATATGAAAAACTCCTGCCTCCCGCACTGAGATCCCAGCCAG AGATCCAGAAGCAGCTGGGAACTCTTCGTCATGGGCCCGGGGGCTTCAGCCTCTTCATTGGGATTAAAGGAACAAAGGAAGAGCTTAATCTCCCAGCCTCAAACTATATCTTCATGCCGGACACCGACCTTGCCAAGTT AGAGAAACGTTTCTGTGATGCCCAGCCCGATGATGCCCCAAATTACATTCCAATGTTATACATCTCCTCCCCTTCTGCAAAGGATCCCACCCATGAGGAGCGCTGCCCTG GGAAATCCACTCTGACCGCCCTGACCTTCACACCCTTTGAATGGTTCGCGGAGTGGAAGGATAAGAAGGTGCAGAAACGCGGGGCGGATTATGAAAGCACAAAGAGCGCGTTTGCAGAAGCCATGATGGAGACCGTCATAAAGATCTTCCCTCAGATCGGGGACAAG ATTGACTGCTACACCAGCGGCTCCCCACTTACCAACCAACACTACCTGGGTGCATCAAAGGGGGAGTTCTATGGTGCAGACCATGATATTTCCAGGATGGATCCAGAAACCACGGCTGTCAACCGGGCCAAAACGCCTATAAAGGGACTTTATCTGACAG GTCAGGATATCTTCCTTTGCGGGTTTGCAGGGGCACTGAACGGCGCTGTGGTCTGCGCGTCTGAAATCCTgggcagaaatatttatttagatcTGCTCAGTTTGAGAAAGAAGATTATACACAACCAAGACAGAAAATCGGAGTGA